The window GAGTCGGACCAGGGCGACGTCGTCATGAAGGTCACCGGCGCCGGGCTGCGCGAGAAGACCTTCCTGAAGGTCGACGTGTACACCATCGCCTCCTACGTGGACAACGGCGCGACGCTCGAAGGCGAGCCGGGCGTGGCCCTGTGCGCCCTGGACGCCCCCAAGCGCATCCAGATGGATCTGCGGCGGGGCTTCAGCCGCGACAAGCTCATCAACGCCTTCATCGAGGGCATCGAGAAGAACGTCGAAGACACCTCGGGCATCGCCGACGATATGGAGACCTTCAAGGCCTACTTCACCCGCGACGCACAGGACGGCGACCTGATCATCTTCGACTACTGCCCGCTGAAGGGTCTGACCACGATCCTCAACGGCGAGATCACCGGCGTGATCGATAATTTCGACTTCGTCAAGGCCATGTGGACGGTGTGGTTCGGCGAGAAACCCGCGAACAACGGTCTCAAGCAGGCCTTGCTGTCGCAGATAACCGGATGACTTGCAGACAGATATGGTTTTTTTTTCGGCCCGGCTGGCAAGGCCGGGCCTTTTTGTAGTATTATGCTGCCTTATTCGTTACATTGAGTGGAGCCGCGGGAGTCTCCCCGGTGATCTCGACACAACCGAGGAAAATACATGAACCGTCGATCGACGTCGGCCGGGCCGATATACATTCTCCTGCTCGGACTGTTCATCTTCGGCGGCTGTTCGGACGGCCCAAACAAGTCCGTCACGCCCGAGAACAACGCGCCCGCCATCCTGTCCTGCACGGCGGACCCGGCGACCGTTCCCGCCGGCTCGACGACGACGCTCACGGTCGACGCCGTCGACGAGGACGGCGATGAGCTGACCTATACCTGGTCCGCCGACGGCGGCCAGTTCCCGGACGGCAACGTCGGCGAGACCGTCACCTGGTCTCCCCCCGATCTGATGGGGACCTACACGGTGACGGTGACCGTCGACGACGGCACCACTGCGACCGACGAGACGATCGACCTCAACGTCACGGTGCCCGAGGTCGTCATCGATCCCGCGGCGCTGGACTTCGGCGGCGACGCGACCAGCCTGCAGTTCTCCGTGACCAACGCCGGCGACGGCGTGCTGCAATGGTCGGCGACCGACGACAGCGACTGGATGAGCATCGATCCCGCCGGCGGCGACGTCGCGACGGGTCTCGGCGACGCCGTGACCGTGACCGTGGACCGCACCGGACTCGCGCCCGGCTCCCACGACGGCACGGTGACCGTGACGACCCCGTA of the bacterium genome contains:
- a CDS encoding chalcone isomerase family protein encodes the protein MRPSSGISSLFALLLLLLPLAAGAVVEPKTLTEYPDQITVESDQGDVVMKVTGAGLREKTFLKVDVYTIASYVDNGATLEGEPGVALCALDAPKRIQMDLRRGFSRDKLINAFIEGIEKNVEDTSGIADDMETFKAYFTRDAQDGDLIIFDYCPLKGLTTILNGEITGVIDNFDFVKAMWTVWFGEKPANNGLKQALLSQITG